Below is a genomic region from Fusarium oxysporum Fo47 chromosome XI, complete sequence.
CAGTCACAACAGTTGGCAACGACGAGGTCATCAGCACATTCTTCCGCATGGCAAAGAGCGAGGGTATCATCATTGCTCTAGAGAGCGCACATGCAATCGCATTGGCCATTCGTTTGGCAGCGCAACGACCTTCATCAGAGCGGATTCTGGTCAATCTATCGGGGCGAGGAGATAAAGATGTAGATTATGTTCTCGAGCATCATGGAACTGGTTGAGATAATCGATGAATTGGGCGTTGCTAGGGTAATAGGCCTTGTTTCTGAACCGCCGAAGCATCAGCACTAGCTTGGGTgagatggccgagttggttatggcgccaggttaaggttaaccttaacACCAATTTCCTGGTGGAGCAATCCTCCTGGGTTCGAgtcccagtctcatcaaacATTTCATTTTTGGCCTCTCAATAGCTACAATCAGCTGTATACTCTTGCGCCTGTCTTTTTGCGTAGCTTGGGCTCTATAAATTTGGGCGTTGTGGTTCTATCTTTTCATTTGGGGAGCTGATCCTGCTGAAGTCATCCCGGTGCAAGATTCCGGTTCTTGTGAGTTGGGCAGATTTTGAGGTACCTCTACGAACGGGTTTCGCTGGACGTCGCTACCACCAAGTCTCCTAGAATTCAATCAGGGCCGCCGCTTTGTTTGCACTCTATTAAGGGTCTAGTATTCCAAGCACCAGTCTTTCAAGTCGTTCGAGAAGTCGATAACAAGGCAGACAATTAGGCCAACCTACCCTCTCCCCGATACTACTCAAAACGGGAATAGTCTTTCCACTATGATCCACGATAAGACGAATACACGTGATTTAATTCTTGTGGAGTCATTACTCCATGCTAGCGAATTTTGAACGGTGCTGTAAAAACTAGAGAAAATTCGACGGATTGACCGCCAAAATGACAATTGCAGAGGACCAACAGCTCGGACTTTCCGAGTACTGGGATAGTCGCTATGCGACGTCAAATAATAATGAGCCAACTCATGAATGGTTCCGGTCATTTTCGCAGGTCCTTCCATTTCTACAGAAGAACCTCTTGGAGCAACCAGGACGGACAGCACAGGATAACCCAAGGATTCTTCACCTTGGCTCGGGCGATAGTGTCAGTCCACTGATAATCGAAATTTTGTCACACTAAACTAACTTCAGCTCAGGTTGTACCTGCTGAGCTTGCCGAGCGTGGTTACCAGAAGCAATTATGTGTCGACTTCTCTCCTGTAGTGGTTGATATGATGACAGAGAGACATAAGGAAATTACAGGAATCGAATGGAGTAGAGTTGATGTCCGAGATATGCCATCAATTGCTACTGGCTCTATAGATGTCGCTTTCGATAAGGGAACGTTGGACGCCATGATTTACGGCAGTCCCTGGAGCCCTCCTGATGAAGTGAAGGAAAATACAAGCAAATACTTGAAAGAGGTACGTGGTTGACTATTTGCCCCAGGAAATGATGGCTTCTAACGACCTGTAGGTACATCGTGCGCTAAAGGCGGATGGAGTGTTTCTATACATTACTTTCAGACAACCCCATTTTATGAAGTTGTTACTGAACCCAGATAACATCTTTGACATGGAAATGGAGGTACTGGGAGACGGTGGAGGCTTTGACTATTATGGTTATGTTATAAGGAAATCTCAATAAACTTCTGAACTTTCATAACGTACTGCTTTCATATGAATCTCTTGGGAGGTAAAGTTTGTTTTCGATGGGCAGCTGGGGAATAATGTGACGAAAGACTCCGTAATCACAGTCCAATATCAAAAGCAGTACATTAGGAAAATCCACCACGGACAACTGAAAAGAAAGACCCGCGCTCTTTTCCCACTATGAAAAAGATCGCCTTTCATCCAGAGATGCATAGTCAGCAGCAATCAGAATTATGAAAGACCACCACATGTATACACTCCTCTCAGCATTCACTCACGCGTTGCTGGTTGGCAATAACCAGTTATGATATGCGATACGCTTCACTCCACACCCTGCACCACTCATTCTTCACcactttcttcttcagtctCCCATTCCTCATATTCCTGCTTTTCCTTATCAACCATATATCTCTCACAGATACCATAGTATGTAAAAAATGACGGTGCATTCCCAGGGATATCCTCCTCACAGTTTGAAAATACCGTCTCGCGGCTGATCTTGAGAGTCAAGTAATTGTCGTCAAAGACCTGGATATATACCGGTTCTTCGCTTGTTCCCAAGTTGTGAGTTTTGGTGCTGCGATACTCTGGTGGCGTGTTTTTGTCTATTGAACAGACATCTTCTGCAAGTAAATACATGTGCCCGGAGTTCCTTTCAGCTCTTAGTGGTAGACGCTATTCCTGGCTATAATTGTCCCACTCGTAGAAAGGGGCATCAAACTCGATGTATCTCGTAGGAGCGAGCTCGTAAGGGCAGTGCTTGATATTGTCGATTGGCCAGAGCTTGAACATTCTCATGAGGCCAAGTTTGAGAGGCTTGGGCGTCTCGTCGATAGATTGAGCTCGGGCGAGAGCGTCTTTGATTTCACTGACGCAATGCATCTCGAGTTCGATATCTTCTTTGGTAGCCACCTCTTCGTACGTTTTCCAAGGTCTCAGTTCTTTTCTGCGCTGTCTCCAAGTATCCCGGCTTTTTCCGCATCCTCATAGACTTTAATCTTCTGAGCCTCTTTTTTCATTTGATCTCTCATTTACTCTCTTATTTGCTGtctcatctttctcatctcatcttcccACTTCTTATATGTTCACAATTCTCTCTTGCGGTCACGCCGTTCTTGCTTTCATCTCGGCGCACATAAGGTCAGCGGGATTGTTTTGGTCGATTTTCTTGTCTGAAACTCGGCCGTCCTCGTCTAAATCTCTGTATTATTCGCATATATCATCGCTGCCATGATCGCTGCCATGATCGCTGCCATTTCTAGAGGCGCAGAAGAAAGTAGAACAATCAGAAAGGTCCTCGTCATAGTCTTCAGGGCGGGTTTGTGAATCTTCGTCCCACAAAGTCGCTTCTCCGAGGGCAAAGCGGTCTCGTACAAGGTCAGTGACGCGGTGATACCAGTCCCGGTCTAACTTTTGCACCCGAAAACATGATGTGATGGATTTCGGAAGGAGTTAGGTGATGAAAAGATGGACAGTATAGGAGATTGTGGTAACATTATATCAAACACACGAACTGACAAGCGATGTGACTGTACGTTATGTGCCCAAACCTAGATAGCCATACGCTAAAAACGGATGAACGATAGATAGTCCTTGAGACACGCATCATAGAATCAGTCAATCTTCACGGTCGTGGTATGTCCAATCAGACACATGACGTTCCACAATAAGTCCTGGGCGAATGGTTTAGTGGTATAATACTCCCTTAGCAAGTTCCGTCCAAGTTACAGATCGTCGCATCTGGGAGTGgtccagggttcgattccctgttcGTCCAATCACGGTGGTTAGATTCCACTAGCATCCTCATTTTTGCTTTTTAAATAAGTCGCTGACGTTTTTGTGTGTCAACGCGCACGATTACACACTCAACTCAGAGCCAGAGGTAATACGCGTTATCTCAGCAGACGTCggctttttcttttcgtcTATTATTTGTGGGACAAGGCAGGGTTAAGTCATGGAAATGAGGACACAGTAGTGAAGAAACCACAAGTGCACTATATGTAACCCTGGTAAAGTTTCGTGTATATTTACCATGTAGAAGACAAAGCCCAATCTTGTAACGCAGTTACACGACGAAATAATCTACAGTAACCGGTACCAAGACGCCTGCTACTTTGATCTGGCATCACCTGTCGCCCGCTTCTTATCACCGCCATCAAACCAACCAACATCAGtttgaagaaagaagctctcagcctcagcatcaGAAGGCTCACGTTTCCCAGTCTGATCACGCTTCACAATCGGAGTTCTCTTGTCAATTGTAGTGCGCTTCTTATCTCCGCCATCAAACCACCCAACGTCTGTttgaaggaagaagcttTCAGCGTCAGCGTCAGCTGGAGCACGCTTTTTGGTCGAGGGCTTCTTAGATATGGCACGTTTCTTATCGCCGCCATCGAACCAACCGACATCAGtctggaggaagaagctCTCGGCTTCGGCTTTCTTGGAAAGTTGGCTATTGGCAGGCGTAGGTGCTGCCAAAGCAAGTAGGGGAGCGCTGAGCGCCAGAATATGAGAGACCTTCATGTCGTTAAGGTTTCTGGCTCTTGTTTTCAAGATAGGTGATGACAGTAGAATAGAGTTCGTTGATGAATGATGTCGCTGTCGCCTTCCTGTAACTTCTTGTGATCATGATGAGCTTATATCCTCATTTTATTCTAATCGTCTCGGTGCAATGCTGTGCCGAAATTGATGTTATGGTCCTTCGATACATCCTTTGAAAACAAAAGCGATCTCGTCATGTGCGGGGGAATGTCACGTTGTGCTCACAAATAGCCATGCATTTCAAGCATCGAGGTAACAGCACGGATGATCGAAGCCAAAGAGCTTACCATCGCATTTGTGATCAGTATGCATGAAGAGCTTTGTAGACAAGGTCGAACTGCATTATGTGACAACTCATTGGATTGGGATTTTAGCATATTCCTACGAAGGATTTCCTAGGCCTGAAAGTCTGTAGTCCGTATCGTGAGTGGTGGATAAAAGCTCAATCTTATATGCAGTCTTGGCACAGCCTAAATCCTACAAGAGGGGATAGTTCTATGAGCGGCAACTATCTACAGAAAATCAACAATCTCACCGGCATAGTACGTC
It encodes:
- a CDS encoding S-adenosyl-L-methionine-dependent methyltransferase, translating into MTIAEDQQLGLSEYWDSRYATSNNNEPTHEWFRSFSQVLPFLQKNLLEQPGRTAQDNPRILHLGSGDSVVPAELAERGYQKQLCVDFSPVVVDMMTERHKEITGIEWSRVDVRDMPSIATGSIDVAFDKGTLDAMIYGSPWSPPDEVKENTSKYLKEVHRALKADGVFLYITFRQPHFMKLLLNPDNIFDMEMEVLGDGGGFDYYGYVIRKSQ